A window of Cydia fagiglandana chromosome Z, ilCydFagi1.1, whole genome shotgun sequence genomic DNA:
cctacatttttcaaatttgccgcctttttctactgacaagatctgcttgaccaagtttaggtagttatttaatattaaatacaacatcaatacccgcgaatagcggaaacacgttccgcgactttttgtaagtcgatagtcggcttttagccgttttcttcccgctgacaaaaccgaacaatgttaaatataattttccttgtggttttatggttttatcgtgttttgaaaatattatatacataaaacttgcggtttttgttaataaaaatatacaatgacagaagtttgtttactttttacaagacagctgtcaaaggtttgattgccatataaaatttaaaatgttagttcccgtttctgccatgactcttctctttccgcacagactctaaaggGTTAAATGTAACTACTGAGACTATCTGGCTATATTATTGTGTTATTAACAACAAACTAAGTGACATCTGTCGAAAACGGCAAAACTTATTCATAATTATCATTAATCATTATCAATTTtactttttagtttttacaCTGGTATGGGGTTCTTCGAAAAAgaagtgtacaggtttttaaagggtcggcaacgcacaTGTTCATCAGGCGAGTCGGCCGTATGCTTGTtagccaccgacgtggtataaaataataaatatatatattaagcACGCATAACAGTACACATGCCATATTACTATACTGCTGTATGCATTCTATTCTTTAACAAACTTTTGAGCTTACAAATTAGTAGTTCCACGTAGTAATGGATGTAATatggtattttcctactagtcaaatcagttccTTTTTTTAATACTGTCACAACATTACATCGTGaagtcacggtcaactcacctactttttatatttctatccgatttattaaatataacttgtgtttaaaaatagctcctgtgtttttctaattattatcttTTGCTTTAtctcatgcatggtgtaaaattatttattttaaatacagtataatgcCCTATTGTAAGTCGCCTAGTTTGTATAAACGGAATGTTCAACTGACAGGTGACGGAGGTCGGAGGAGCCGGGTACAATGGTTCGGTGACGCCCCACGGCACCATTTGTCTAAGGCTAAGAGATAGAGTAAAGTGAGTGGatgtttatttaatatgttttcgCTATCGATTTCATTTAGTTAACTCCGTACAAAGAAGAGGAGAGCGGGGTCAGTTATCAAAGGGTCAATTTTCTGCGTATATGGGAATACTcggaatataaaataataatgaccTAAAACTTGATTACCCTGGGTCCATAACTCGTCCATCATTCCCAATTTGTAATACCAGATAACGCGTATTATACCTATATTAGCAATAATAATCTCTTGCATGTATTTTCTTATGTAAGACTCAAGATCTGAAAATTGCTGTAATTTTCAACCCTCTTCCGTTTTCTCATTTTCATCAGCTCGACAATTTATTTCAGTTCCTTGTCGATTTCTTTAATTCTCactacattattatatttagggTGGACATGACGATTGACGGCGCTGTTCGCGTGACCAACGCCAAGAACAACATCATACTGGCACTGTCGCGGTCGGGAGCGGCCGCGGCGCTCATCCACCCCAACGGACGAGTCTACCACTACGGCTCTCGCGTCGAGATACAGGCCTGCCACCTGCAGGGCAACAACAAGTAAGTCGAGTACAAGTTTCtggatcaccctgtataactaaCTTCTGGTGAAAATCAGGCGAGTCGGACGATTAACTCCCtaaaaatatagatatatatgtataatgtacatATTCCATCAGATACGCGAAGATGTGGTACAAGGGCGTATCGTTCACGGCGGAGCAGTGCGCGCTAGTGTACCTGGTGGACGCGGCCGGCACGCGCACCACCACAGACACCTTCCTCGACATGAGCCAGGACTTCACTCTCAACGTGTTCTACAAGTACGTAACACGCGCGAGGTTCATACTCTACCCAAGCggaactgagggcctaccgcgaaccacgttcgacgtgttgcctctctgtcgcgcttgtaaattcgtacgtaagtgtgacaggaaggcaacacgtcgaacatggttcgcggtaggccctctgtagtTTCCTACTCCGTGGCAGTTTCACTCTTAAAGTGTGTCTCGGTCATATTGGGACTTGGTCCTATCTCGGACCAAACGCTCTATTGTAGCATATATTTTTTACGCTTTGTCACATTTATATGCTTTAGTTAAGAGTTATgctatttctttattatttgtttttgctGTAGTGCatgcacaattttatttagatcctatacagggtgattcaggagacgtgagcaggactaacactgcgcatttcgtaaattataagcaactgtttcgtatcagtattagtgaggttaacgttaatttactagtcgtgttgaaaaaaaaagttattaatttatttacgacatgcatggtcaccgtacagttagaatactaaactaccgatattctgtgtcaaattgaatgtcatcacggactagttacttttgaaaactcgtatctcactcaagtttgacagtttattttcttcgtaatcataatgctgtcattacggttaaagaggtttatttttattaattaggtcttgtagggtgaccatgattgtagagaattaaatattccctcgccaaaaagttaaaaaataggaaaaagtgtggttgtttcacctaaatacgacggtgatcgatcaattatcagttactgagtgggcaggattagtcctgctcacgtctcatgaatcaccctgtatataccttTACCGCCTAGATTGCACTTATGCTTAGTGCGGCAGAGCAGTGGGGTGTTATTTTGTTGTTGACAATAATACGCACGTAGCTACCTGTATGAATCAATCATTTAATAGGCCATTGTTGCCACTTATCTATTAAACCGACATACTCACTTAGCATCTAATTGACATGGTTTGAAATGTGTGTCACTGGAATATCCTATGTCCCCAGCGAGTCGCGGCACGGTCCGTCGTACGTGAACGAGGCGCTGTCGCTGCTGGAGACGACGCAGTACTGGCTCACCGACGACGGCATCGACAACTGGATCATCAACAACGTGCGTGTCAGCCAGACCGCCGATGGGCTCGTCAGGCAAGTCACTGCTTTGCTAATAAAACCCTACAACGCTCATCCTCACGCAACGACACGAAACACGGAAGGTCGCGACTTCTAAACTCCTCGGCGCTCAAGCACTCCCTATTTTGAGCGTTGTCGAGATAAAGATTTAGTGGGTGCAACAGATTCAATCGCTCGGTCAAATGCCACATGTATAGAAAATTCACATGCATGACCTATGGAACCCTTGACACAACAGGCTAAACCAGTGGAGAGTATAGAAATCTGTCTTCATTAAAGCTTCACGACTGCTAAGACACTGCGGCGAATTTTCCTGTCAGCGATACTTGCTATGTACAAACACTGCCAAAGCTTAAATAAAATACGTAGAGATAATTGTAGGGGGTCTTAAGTAAATGTATTCTATTCCCAAACCAGACATAAATACAGGCATTGCTATGGCGAAAATAGAGTAATAGGTATCACTAAAACATTGTCTTTAAGTGCGTCAAGTCCATGTATAGAAAATGTGTCGTGAGATTGCGCGTCTAATGGCGCAACTCATGCAATGCTCGCATAAAGTGTGCAATCTATAGCAAATTAGCGCGTGCACTCGCGAATCTGAACGCATCTTTAGAATGTGTGATATTTTGTATTCAGgattagagatgccccgaatagtgaattaggccgaataccgaatattcggcctcaCCTCTCggtcgaataccgaatattcggcgaccgaatattcagcatgaaatgcgaacattttgagtcacaattattatgaaaactgttcgccaacaaatcacaacgtttgctaagatatatttttatgttgaacagaatcaattaagagtgctattacatttcggggttgagcgagtttaggtattttacgcgctgcggcaggccgtgcgagctcagtattccgatcccttctaccacactcgcactacaatgatggattaaacattcttgatccttcgcgaagcatattgaaatcaaccataacaacactaactgtacttaacttaagtcctaaaactgttatttggtaagtacgaaaatactaaatgcagtgcaaatgtacataggggctgttcataaattacgtcatctatttttgacccccccatccctcaaatcatccaaaaatcatgcttcggatgactctgtttcctcctacgtcatgctaccatcatccgatgtccagacaatgatggagctggaaggtggccacgggtaccagtctctcatgtaactaaacaatttcgtgtttgggctcgtttgattcgtctcaacaagatctttgacacaagacagtactcagagtctgatgatggagctggaagttggttaccggtaccaatcaaccatgcaactaaaccacttcatgtttaggctcgtttgactagtctcaacaagatctttgacactaggtgatactcagagtctgatgatggagccggaaggtggtcaccggtaccaatcaaccatgcaactaaaccacttcatgtttaggctcgtttgattagtctcaacaagatctttgacactaggtgatactcagagtctgatgatggagctggaaggtggtcaccggtaccaatcaaccatgcaaataaaccacttcgtgtttaggctcgtttgattcgtctcaacaagatctttgatactaggtgataaaccaaacacgaagcccaaacacgaagtggttcagttatgtgatagactggtacccgtcgccaccttcgagctccatcatcagaccctgagtagtatcttgtgtcaaagatcttgttgcgacgaatcaaacgagcccaaacacgaagtggttcagttacatggtagactggtacccgtggccacagtccagctccatcatcagaccctgagtactaacttgtgtccaaggtcttgttgagacgaatcaaacgagcccaaacatgaagtggttcagttacatgatagcactgttggcaaaaaatcaattcgaattgacgattgagaattggccgatcaattcgaattgacgattgaagattgacgattactaatcgttaattcgaattgatctgtcaatcctcaatcgtcaattcggattgacgattactttgtatgtacctacctaatgtcctttttatttaggccatttttgtgaaactgaccaaatgccttcaaaagcggtgtctgagtttaccaaaggttccgaaacatgtttccgacggctatatgaaggatgtcctttttggaacattttcgggactttccttgaaattaaccgatagcgttcaaaatcgatatctgaggtgcccaaaggtttcgaaacttgtttctgagggaaatattgagagatgtccttttttgggacatttctagaaattacccgattgcgtttaaaatcgatatctgaggtaaacagaggtttctaaatattttttcaactgcaatattgaaaggtgtcttgttttgggacattttagtgacattctttgaaagtgactgattgcattcaaaatcgatatctgaggtgcaaaatatggtttcaacggcaatatttagattctacactttagccgcgtacttactttactacctgcattacgccaccctgctgaaaaaaggtcatttttcggtattgccgtcagaaacatgtttcgaaacctttaggcacctcagatatcgattttgagggtcaatttttgaagagggtgttttttcgacatttgtatggcaatattttatttttgaaaaatctgatttataatcatcgttttaggaagggttcttcacaacaaaaaatatactgtaagaggcacctctgtacgttttatagttagctagatatggacgtttaaagatcgacatttgtatgacactatttagtcatttgtaaggcgcttttgacatgtataagacattttttcgacattatatggcagtatcaacatgtacatgccactatttattatttttgttgcatttagaagaccctgacgacatttgtataacaccttctcgacatctgtatggcactatgtcgacatttgtatgccacaatcgacatttatacggtcaaaatagccgtataaatgtcgccatacaaatgtcgcgacatgtcgccaataatattttttagcgatatttcctacacaatacaaccgattcacgtatttattttactatgtattttaacactatatttgcaactattattataaaataaacatttttattccaactatgtaccaaaatattaagcatccatacaaatgtcattgtagtcgtaccaaaatatatcgaaagagatttttatctgtttttaaataaattaaactgtttccgggtctac
This region includes:
- the LOC134679252 gene encoding uncharacterized protein LOC134679252, which codes for MANADFRKDGTIPVRPRSVYTAHSYNQDESNLSVFQDYSKFLEGGLGQAELVGATGWQPPWRAPLQRNKAPFYPGDDIYHADTWRELEVTEVGGAGYNGSVTPHGTICLRLRDRVKVDMTIDGAVRVTNAKNNIILALSRSGAAAALIHPNGRVYHYGSRVEIQACHLQGNNKYAKMWYKGVSFTAEQCALVYLVDAAGTRTTTDTFLDMSQDFTLNVFYNESRHGPSYVNEALSLLETTQYWLTDDGIDNWIINNVRVSQTADGLVRIHRCSHKYQLRTSPTNGSASITSPFLHCTASLGQTQHLFVRRGERRMHFDGNSFIVRNAGHSAGFDDKNQLKVY